A portion of the bacterium genome contains these proteins:
- a CDS encoding SprT family zinc-dependent metalloprotease yields the protein MAIFDPEFGEIKVRRSKLARKFKIYVGVDGILRASIPYYSPEFSISRLIRHNREEIRRLMSDHAGRNLYRDGQQIGQNHWLVFRQRVDFSAEQKVKIDISANQIIVFAPEFDSIQTQAEIRKNISKILRKEAKTYLTRRVEVLAKNGGFIFEKLRFSHTATRWGSCSSRGTISLNIALMNLPLHLIDYMIIHELCHLRQMNHSPAFWAEVEKYCPDYKKCVQEMKQFSPMI from the coding sequence TTGGCGATTTTTGACCCAGAATTTGGCGAAATTAAAGTCAGGCGCTCCAAATTGGCCCGCAAATTCAAGATATACGTAGGCGTTGATGGTATTTTGCGGGCTTCGATTCCGTATTATTCGCCAGAATTTTCAATTTCGAGGCTTATTCGACATAATCGAGAAGAGATTAGAAGACTAATGAGCGACCACGCTGGGCGCAATCTTTATCGTGACGGTCAGCAGATTGGGCAAAACCACTGGCTGGTTTTTAGGCAAAGAGTTGATTTTTCTGCCGAACAAAAAGTAAAAATTGATATTTCCGCAAATCAAATTATAGTTTTTGCGCCAGAATTCGACAGTATTCAAACTCAGGCCGAAATTAGAAAGAACATCAGTAAAATACTCCGCAAAGAAGCAAAAACTTACCTAACCAGAAGAGTTGAGGTGCTCGCCAAGAACGGCGGGTTTATTTTCGAAAAATTAAGATTTTCTCATACCGCAACACGCTGGGGGAGTTGCTCCTCACGCGGGACGATTTCTCTCAACATTGCGCTAATGAATTTACCCCTACACCTGATAGACTATATGATTATCCATGAACTATGCCACCTCCGACAGATGAACCACTCGCCTGCTTTTTGGGCGGAAGTTGAAAAATATTGCCCCGACTACAAAAAATGCGTTCAGGAAATGAAGCAATTTTCACCAATGATTTAA
- a CDS encoding sortase, producing MDNNSNSNQKPLTAPPRQQSSNLSERQRQALLNLQREKLEQIYSGRSRFSTPQTTPVSRTETVVSSAKSNLAEQFRNNTPTAPAQVQNNQTQNQQNTYIKQNSQTPRNSHQPQQFQAHGEAWKKYHAAWQNYYQKYYEKYYSAALEYHKKSTPAIQPEVAEELTEEQKKQRALAQLKKDIADRARKQTERVRKSRHFVPITTAFVVVATFLFLQYNRLIFASVEAYIKPNNPSERQTIQTPNAKIEVSADPKIIIPKINVDAPVAYGIGNDAKSQLDAMNNGLAHFAIPGANSVPGQIGNTVISGHSSNDLFDGGDYKFIFAQLEKLKEGDIIYANYQGKQYSYAVREFKVVMPNEVSSVIRNDGKPWLTLITCTPLGTAQKRLLVFAEQISPDPAAAAPAEQSSANLSEPAEIPRNSKTFFERLFSWDWS from the coding sequence ATGGACAATAATTCAAATTCTAATCAAAAACCTCTCACTGCTCCACCTAGGCAACAGTCTAGCAATCTTAGCGAGCGCCAAAGGCAGGCGCTTCTCAATCTTCAGCGCGAAAAGTTGGAACAAATTTATAGTGGAAGGAGCCGGTTCTCTACACCACAAACAACACCAGTCTCTCGCACGGAGACGGTTGTTTCGAGCGCAAAATCCAACTTGGCGGAGCAATTCAGAAATAATACTCCAACCGCTCCAGCACAAGTTCAAAATAATCAGACACAAAATCAGCAAAATACCTATATCAAGCAAAACTCACAGACACCAAGAAATTCTCATCAACCGCAACAATTTCAAGCACACGGCGAGGCTTGGAAAAAATATCACGCCGCTTGGCAGAATTATTACCAAAAATATTATGAAAAGTACTATTCTGCAGCATTAGAATATCATAAAAAATCCACACCAGCCATCCAACCAGAAGTGGCTGAAGAATTGACCGAAGAACAAAAAAAGCAAAGGGCTCTCGCACAACTTAAAAAAGACATTGCCGACAGAGCCCGCAAACAGACGGAAAGAGTTAGAAAATCCCGCCATTTTGTGCCTATTACTACAGCTTTTGTAGTAGTTGCTACATTCTTGTTCTTACAATATAATCGCTTAATCTTTGCTAGCGTTGAAGCATATATCAAGCCCAATAACCCTTCCGAGCGCCAAACTATCCAAACGCCAAACGCCAAGATTGAAGTTTCCGCAGACCCAAAGATTATTATCCCTAAAATCAATGTTGACGCACCTGTGGCGTATGGTATTGGCAACGACGCAAAATCTCAGTTAGACGCAATGAACAACGGACTTGCGCACTTTGCAATCCCTGGCGCCAATAGCGTTCCGGGCCAAATTGGCAACACGGTGATTTCCGGACACTCTTCTAACGACCTTTTTGATGGCGGTGATTATAAATTTATTTTTGCCCAACTGGAAAAGTTAAAAGAAGGCGATATAATTTACGCCAACTATCAGGGTAAGCAGTATTCTTACGCCGTGAGAGAATTTAAAGTTGTTATGCCAAATGAGGTGAGTTCCGTCATCAGAAACGACGGTAAACCTTGGCTCACACTTATCACCTGTACGCCGCTTGGAACTGCGCAAAAGCGACTTTTGGTGTTTGCCGAGCAGATTTCACCAGATCCAGCCGCCGCAGCGCCAGCAGAGCAGAGTTCTGCCAATTTGAGTGAGCCGGCTGAAATTCCCCGCAACTCAAAAACCTTTTTCGAAAGGCTCTTCTCTTGGGATTGGAGTTAA
- a CDS encoding tetratricopeptide repeat protein has protein sequence MIVLVFLTALVIYITLKTPLDDTARNLLPDNISLKIDRMWKMAQEAIIDKKYLRAEKILLTILRFDEKNATAYNRLGIIYAGQKNYEEAIECFEIAQSLESSPSSLHNVGLIYLETGDFTKAALAFEQAIKMEDNLPTRYIAYSRALQGLEKDKAAIAAMEKAVELDGRPQNLRQLGQLYLKAEQTDKAQEIKERLDQITQTRQKLQQKLTENSSAKIIN, from the coding sequence ATGATTGTTTTGGTTTTTTTGACGGCTTTAGTCATCTATATAACATTAAAAACACCTTTGGATGATACTGCACGCAATTTGTTGCCCGATAATATTTCGCTCAAAATTGATCGAATGTGGAAGATGGCACAAGAGGCGATTATCGATAAAAAATATCTGCGCGCGGAGAAGATTTTGCTTACAATATTGCGTTTTGACGAGAAAAATGCAACCGCCTATAACAGACTTGGAATTATCTACGCAGGGCAAAAAAATTATGAAGAAGCGATTGAATGCTTTGAGATTGCGCAAAGTCTTGAGAGTTCACCGTCAAGCCTTCATAATGTAGGATTGATTTATTTGGAGACCGGAGACTTTACTAAGGCGGCTCTGGCGTTCGAGCAGGCAATCAAGATGGAGGACAACTTACCAACTCGCTATATTGCTTATTCTCGCGCGCTTCAAGGGCTAGAGAAGGACAAAGCAGCAATCGCCGCCATGGAGAAGGCAGTAGAACTTGACGGCCGCCCGCAAAATCTTCGCCAACTTGGACAATTATATCTTAAAGCCGAGCAAACCGACAAGGCTCAAGAAATCAAAGAGCGCTTGGATCAAATCACTCAAACACGCCAAAAACTTCAGCAAAAGCTAACAGAAAACTCCAGCGCTAAAATCATTAATTAA
- the rpmG gene encoding 50S ribosomal protein L33 — MAKKNTKRKIIGLVGKESGLRIYYTRKNTQNTPEKLSLRKYNPKTRKHEIFEETKKNLGRNEVKPRKG, encoded by the coding sequence ATGGCTAAAAAGAATACGAAACGAAAGATTATCGGTCTTGTCGGCAAAGAATCCGGCCTCCGAATTTACTACACTCGCAAAAACACTCAGAACACTCCTGAAAAATTATCTTTGCGAAAATACAACCCAAAGACTCGCAAGCACGAAATCTTTGAAGAAACTAAGAAAAACCTTGGTCGAAACGAAGTTAAACCTCGTAAAGGCTAA
- a CDS encoding RluA family pseudouridine synthase, translating to MAKFNSCDILRILRKFGEAGEENVPRHIEDVKKKIVDEFSELFTFKFNGQKYFLINDGTAEDDEFYIHELLRKNFGEIEGELLASPIDDFGGFALPFEGKDIYLFKNIPSKIRLDVVLAEKNPELSRATIQKYIKNGYAKINGKIAEKPRILVGKFDQVELEIPENSKKSETFEIIFEDENIIAINKPRGILTHSKGVLNDEFTVADFFAEKGAQFARETNRAGIVHRLDRETSGVIAGAKTDAAAKKLQKQFSERTAKKTYFAIVKGKLKQKKALIDLPIARNNSAPSTFLVNIKGKPAQTAYEVLAENDKFSLIKLIPKTGRTHQLRVHLAYLGSPILGDRVYDKTISKKELEDRMFLHAASLEVSIPPKNEGENSQRVVFEAQLPPEFDTKISEN from the coding sequence ATGGCAAAGTTCAACTCTTGCGATATTTTGCGCATTTTGCGAAAGTTCGGCGAAGCGGGTGAAGAAAATGTCCCTCGCCATATTGAAGATGTCAAGAAAAAAATAGTTGACGAGTTTTCAGAACTTTTCACCTTTAAATTTAACGGGCAAAAATATTTTCTGATTAATGACGGTACGGCGGAAGACGACGAATTTTACATTCACGAGCTTCTTCGCAAAAATTTTGGCGAAATCGAGGGTGAACTTCTCGCCAGCCCGATCGACGATTTTGGCGGCTTTGCGTTGCCATTTGAGGGCAAGGATATCTATCTTTTCAAAAATATTCCGAGCAAAATTCGCCTCGACGTGGTTCTTGCTGAAAAAAATCCAGAACTTTCGCGCGCCACAATTCAAAAATATATCAAAAACGGCTACGCCAAAATCAATGGCAAAATTGCCGAAAAACCTCGAATTTTGGTCGGAAAATTCGATCAAGTTGAACTTGAAATTCCGGAAAATTCTAAAAAATCTGAGACTTTCGAAATTATTTTCGAAGATGAAAATATCATCGCGATCAACAAACCGCGCGGAATTTTGACACACTCCAAAGGTGTTTTGAACGACGAATTTACTGTGGCAGACTTTTTCGCTGAGAAGGGCGCGCAATTCGCCCGTGAGACTAACCGCGCCGGAATCGTCCATCGCCTCGACCGCGAAACTTCGGGCGTGATTGCTGGCGCCAAAACCGATGCTGCGGCCAAAAAACTTCAAAAGCAATTTTCTGAACGTACCGCCAAAAAGACTTATTTTGCCATCGTAAAGGGTAAATTGAAGCAAAAAAAGGCTCTCATCGACCTACCGATCGCGCGCAATAACTCCGCGCCAAGCACTTTTTTGGTTAATATCAAGGGTAAGCCGGCGCAAACCGCGTATGAAGTTCTCGCCGAAAACGACAAATTCTCGCTTATCAAATTGATACCAAAAACCGGCCGCACCCACCAACTCCGCGTTCACCTCGCATATCTGGGAAGTCCGATTCTCGGCGACCGCGTTTATGATAAAACCATTTCCAAAAAAGAGCTCGAGGATCGAATGTTCCTCCATGCGGCGAGCCTCGAAGTTTCGATTCCGCCAAAAAATGAGGGCGAAAATTCTCAGCGCGTAGTTTTTGAAGCGCAACTGCCTCCAGAATTTGACACCAAAATATCAGAAAATTAA
- the trpS gene encoding tryptophan--tRNA ligase — protein sequence MSKKIILTGDRPTGRLHIGHFVGSLKNRVELQNSGEFDEIFVMIADAQALTDNADNPEKVRNNILEVALDYLAVGLDPQKTTIFIQSQIPQLPELALYYSNLVSIARLERNPTVKTEIKQKNFGEGVPAGFVYYPISQAADITAFKATTVPVGEDQAPMIELTREIARSFNQTYNTETLVEPEMFLSAEGASRRLPGIDGVNSKMSKSLNNGIYLADSFEEMSAKVMKMYTDPDHIRVQDPGKIEGNVVFAYLDVFAKDKEKVAEMKAHYQRGGLGDVAVKRYLIEVLDEFLRPIRERREELAKNPEAVMEILRAGTLRAEKFAAQTLREVKDAMKINYFNKERREN from the coding sequence ATGAGTAAAAAGATTATTTTGACAGGCGATAGACCGACTGGACGACTCCATATCGGGCATTTTGTAGGGAGTCTAAAAAACCGTGTAGAATTACAAAATTCTGGCGAATTCGATGAAATATTTGTGATGATTGCCGACGCACAGGCACTTACTGATAACGCCGACAATCCAGAAAAAGTCCGCAATAATATTCTCGAGGTGGCGCTTGACTACCTTGCGGTTGGATTGGACCCGCAAAAAACAACAATTTTCATCCAGAGCCAAATACCTCAACTACCAGAATTGGCGCTCTACTACTCCAATCTCGTATCTATCGCACGACTTGAGCGCAACCCAACAGTAAAGACTGAAATCAAGCAAAAAAACTTCGGCGAAGGCGTGCCGGCAGGCTTTGTCTATTATCCGATTTCTCAAGCAGCAGATATCACGGCGTTCAAGGCTACAACCGTTCCAGTTGGCGAAGATCAAGCCCCAATGATTGAACTTACTCGCGAGATTGCCCGTTCTTTCAATCAAACATATAACACCGAAACACTTGTCGAGCCAGAGATGTTCTTGTCTGCGGAAGGCGCTTCTCGTCGTCTTCCTGGCATCGATGGAGTCAACTCCAAGATGAGCAAGAGCCTCAATAACGGCATTTATCTGGCTGACTCTTTCGAAGAAATGAGCGCCAAAGTGATGAAAATGTATACAGACCCTGACCATATTCGTGTCCAAGATCCCGGCAAAATCGAGGGCAATGTCGTATTTGCTTACCTCGATGTTTTTGCCAAAGATAAAGAAAAGGTTGCTGAAATGAAAGCGCACTATCAGCGTGGCGGACTTGGCGATGTGGCTGTCAAGCGATATTTGATCGAAGTTTTGGATGAATTTCTCCGCCCGATTCGCGAGCGCCGAGAAGAACTCGCCAAAAATCCAGAGGCAGTTATGGAAATTTTGCGTGCGGGTACTCTTAGGGCTGAAAAGTTCGCCGCTCAAACTTTGCGCGAGGTCAAAGATGCTATGAAGATTAACTATTTCAACAAGGAAAGGCGAGAAAACTAG
- a CDS encoding alpha/beta hydrolase — translation MFDKFLHKNLGLAYRLNLEVLRLQEDSLATVVFVHGIASSTEMWSEAEERIDGNFDLYAVDLLGHGNSPKPIWGGVQNLENQAKSLKKTLSKIKKAGKPLFIVGHSMGALVTAELANNWPDFADGIFLLSPPIYLPEEIKSGIQERILKSGYNRIYTEPDQSINFINSVIDRGIVAVNRFDSQEDFRPIRKSLRDAIIKQDTFNKLLEISTPTKIVYGILDPVVIGANIRRLGRQNKMISTKRVLASHDPTIVMMKEVSSGINKILKEKDE, via the coding sequence ATGTTTGATAAATTTCTTCATAAAAATCTTGGCTTGGCTTATCGCCTGAATCTGGAAGTTTTGCGACTTCAAGAAGATAGTCTGGCGACGGTGGTTTTTGTTCATGGAATCGCAAGTTCTACTGAAATGTGGAGCGAAGCAGAAGAGCGAATCGACGGAAATTTTGACCTTTATGCGGTGGATTTGCTTGGTCACGGAAATTCACCCAAACCAATTTGGGGCGGAGTTCAGAATTTAGAAAATCAAGCCAAGTCGCTCAAAAAAACACTTTCAAAAATCAAAAAAGCAGGAAAACCACTTTTTATTGTTGGTCACTCGATGGGCGCGTTAGTGACTGCAGAATTGGCTAATAATTGGCCTGATTTTGCGGATGGAATCTTCTTGCTCTCACCACCAATTTACCTACCTGAAGAGATTAAGAGCGGCATTCAAGAAAGAATCTTGAAGAGTGGCTATAATAGAATTTACACCGAGCCAGATCAGAGTATAAACTTTATTAATAGCGTGATCGACCGAGGCATCGTGGCGGTGAACAGGTTTGATAGTCAAGAGGACTTTCGCCCGATCAGAAAATCGCTTCGAGATGCAATTATAAAGCAAGACACTTTCAATAAACTTCTCGAAATTTCAACTCCGACCAAAATAGTTTATGGCATTCTTGACCCTGTTGTGATTGGGGCTAATATCAGAAGACTTGGTCGGCAGAACAAAATGATCTCAACCAAGCGAGTTTTGGCGAGTCACGACCCGACTATCGTGATGATGAAAGAAGTTTCAAGCGGAATTAATAAGATTTTGAAGGAGAAAGATGAGTAA
- the rpsI gene encoding 30S ribosomal protein S9, giving the protein MAEAKYFYGLGRRKSATARARLFAGKGNITINDKPAAEYFSNNKSQLAEITDPLALVAKQNDYDITIKVNGGGLAGQVDAIKLAISKALTVAHADLRPVLKKAELLKRDPREKERKKYGLRSARKKEQFSKR; this is encoded by the coding sequence ATGGCTGAAGCAAAATATTTCTACGGTCTTGGACGACGCAAATCCGCAACGGCACGCGCTCGACTTTTTGCGGGTAAAGGTAACATTACAATCAATGATAAGCCTGCTGCGGAATATTTCAGCAATAACAAATCTCAATTGGCTGAAATTACCGACCCACTTGCGCTCGTAGCCAAACAAAACGACTACGATATCACAATCAAAGTGAATGGCGGTGGTCTTGCTGGACAAGTTGACGCAATTAAATTGGCTATCTCGAAAGCCCTAACAGTTGCGCACGCCGACCTTCGACCAGTTTTGAAGAAGGCAGAACTCTTGAAACGCGACCCTCGCGAAAAAGAACGCAAGAAATATGGACTTCGATCTGCTCGAAAGAAAGAGCAATTCTCGAAGCGTTAA
- the rplM gene encoding 50S ribosomal protein L13 gives MAVNAKTYSQKPTEVSRNWLLIDAAEAPTLGRLSAFIAKALMGKNKATYTPHTDGGDFVVVINAEKVKVTGNKEEDKMYYRHSGFPGGLSEASLKELRAKTPEMIIEKAVYGMLPTNKLRDDRMKRLKVYAGNEHNHAAQKPQKVEVK, from the coding sequence ATGGCTGTTAATGCAAAAACTTATTCACAAAAACCGACAGAAGTCAGCCGAAACTGGCTTTTGATCGACGCCGCTGAAGCGCCAACTCTTGGTCGCCTAAGCGCATTTATTGCCAAGGCTTTGATGGGCAAAAATAAAGCGACTTACACACCGCACACTGATGGTGGAGATTTCGTTGTAGTTATCAATGCTGAAAAAGTTAAAGTAACAGGCAATAAAGAAGAAGATAAAATGTACTACCGCCACAGCGGTTTCCCAGGTGGTTTGAGCGAGGCTTCTCTTAAAGAACTTCGAGCCAAAACCCCTGAAATGATCATCGAAAAGGCTGTTTATGGAATGCTTCCAACAAACAAACTTCGAGATGACCGAATGAAACGGTTGAAGGTTTATGCAGGTAACGAGCACAATCATGCTGCGCAAAAACCACAGAAAGTTGAGGTTAAATAA
- the rplQ gene encoding 50S ribosomal protein L17, whose amino-acid sequence MHRHGYKGRKFGRERDQRRALLKGLATSLVIHGKIETTLPKAKETLRYTEKLITKAKKGDLHNRRQIIAKLGNIDAANKLVDVIAPQLTSRNSGHLRIERTRIRRGDAAEMATIEFVDEIKHNKEDK is encoded by the coding sequence ATGCACCGACATGGATATAAAGGGCGAAAATTTGGTCGTGAACGCGATCAACGCCGCGCACTCCTCAAAGGCTTGGCTACCTCGTTAGTGATTCACGGCAAAATCGAAACAACTTTGCCAAAAGCCAAAGAGACATTGCGCTACACAGAAAAATTGATCACCAAGGCTAAAAAAGGTGATCTTCACAACCGCCGACAGATTATTGCTAAACTTGGCAACATCGACGCAGCCAACAAGTTGGTTGATGTGATCGCGCCACAGTTGACTTCTCGAAATAGCGGACACCTTCGAATTGAGAGAACTCGAATTCGCCGCGGTGACGCTGCTGAGATGGCGACAATTGAATTTGTTGACGAAATTAAACACAACAAGGAGGATAAGTAA
- a CDS encoding DNA-directed RNA polymerase subunit alpha, whose amino-acid sequence MSKLIHNPALAEIQDINETSATFVVKPLEPGYGNTLGNSLRRVLLSSINGAAITAFKIEGVSHEFTSIDGVKEDVVDIMLNLKNIKFKAHTDSPVELRLEKSGAGVITAGDITANADMEVVNPDQIIATIDDAKTKIVMDFVVESGHGYKTIEESSEDRIHSDMIALDAIFSPVLRVRYKVDNTRVGQNSNLDRLDITVETDGSITPRDAFEQAAAILVNQYSALAGSTTMEAAPALGDEKSDEASELFTPIEDLNLTARTTNALVNNNIRNVHDLINLTEQDLRELKGFGSKALDEVKDKIAELNL is encoded by the coding sequence ATGTCAAAATTAATTCATAATCCAGCGCTTGCTGAGATTCAGGATATCAACGAAACTTCTGCAACTTTTGTTGTGAAGCCTCTTGAGCCTGGATACGGCAATACGCTCGGAAACAGTTTGCGACGCGTTTTGCTCTCAAGCATTAACGGCGCTGCAATTACTGCTTTTAAGATTGAAGGTGTGAGCCACGAGTTCACTTCTATTGATGGCGTCAAAGAAGATGTTGTTGATATTATGCTCAATCTTAAGAATATCAAATTTAAGGCTCATACTGACAGCCCGGTTGAACTTCGATTGGAAAAATCTGGCGCTGGCGTAATCACTGCTGGTGATATTACTGCCAATGCTGATATGGAAGTTGTAAATCCAGATCAAATCATCGCAACTATTGATGATGCGAAAACCAAAATCGTTATGGATTTTGTTGTTGAATCTGGCCACGGCTATAAAACTATCGAGGAATCAAGCGAAGATCGAATTCACAGCGATATGATTGCTTTGGATGCGATTTTTAGCCCAGTTCTTCGAGTTCGATACAAAGTTGACAACACTCGCGTTGGGCAAAATTCCAACCTTGACCGTCTCGACATCACAGTCGAAACTGACGGCTCAATTACTCCACGCGACGCTTTCGAGCAGGCTGCTGCGATTTTAGTAAACCAATATTCTGCACTCGCCGGCTCAACAACTATGGAGGCTGCGCCTGCTCTTGGTGATGAAAAATCTGACGAAGCAAGCGAACTTTTCACTCCAATTGAAGACTTAAACTTGACGGCTCGAACAACAAATGCGCTTGTTAATAACAACATTCGCAATGTTCACGATTTGATTAACCTTACCGAACAAGATTTGCGTGAACTCAAAGGCTTTGGAAGCAAGGCACTTGATGAAGTTAAAGATAAAATAGCGGAGTTAAATTTATAA
- the rpsD gene encoding 30S ribosomal protein S4, translating to MARDRSPIVKQSRREGYALHPKAAKIMARKSGIPGQHSGARQGKPSLYAIQLREKQKVRRLYGLLEKQFARLMKEASRREGLAGENLLQLLELRLDNAVYRAGFATSRRQARQLVSHGHFMLNGRRVDIPSIRVKVDDEIVVRPKSQKSGYFANLENVVADADAQPKSWLKADSKKMTVKITGLPKREEAETGINEQLIVEYYSR from the coding sequence ATGGCTCGAGATAGGTCTCCGATTGTTAAACAATCACGCCGAGAAGGCTATGCCCTTCATCCAAAGGCAGCCAAAATTATGGCGCGAAAAAGCGGAATTCCTGGTCAGCACTCTGGCGCTCGACAAGGAAAACCAAGCCTTTACGCAATCCAATTGCGTGAAAAGCAAAAAGTTCGCCGATTGTATGGTCTTTTGGAAAAACAATTCGCGCGTCTAATGAAAGAAGCATCTCGTCGAGAAGGTTTGGCTGGTGAAAACTTGCTTCAACTTCTTGAACTTCGACTTGACAACGCAGTTTACCGAGCAGGTTTCGCAACTTCACGCCGACAGGCTCGACAGTTGGTAAGCCACGGTCACTTTATGTTGAATGGTCGCCGAGTTGATATTCCATCAATTCGCGTAAAAGTTGACGACGAAATCGTTGTTCGACCAAAAAGCCAAAAATCTGGCTATTTCGCAAATCTTGAAAATGTTGTTGCTGATGCTGACGCTCAACCAAAGAGTTGGCTCAAGGCTGACAGCAAAAAAATGACAGTTAAAATCACTGGTCTTCCAAAACGAGAAGAAGCAGAAACTGGCATCAACGAACAGTTAATCGTCGAGTACTACTCACGATAA
- the rpsK gene encoding 30S ribosomal protein S11, translating to MAEKVSRKKQRRSVPSGQMHIQATFNNTIITFTDKKGNALAASSAGACGFRGSKKGTAYAAQVATEKAAESAKTLYGLGSVDVFVKGVGLGRDSAIRSLSNLNINVDSIKDVTGVPHGGVRPKKARRA from the coding sequence ATGGCAGAAAAAGTTAGTCGTAAAAAACAGCGCCGATCTGTTCCGTCAGGTCAAATGCACATTCAGGCAACCTTCAACAATACCATTATCACTTTCACTGATAAAAAAGGTAACGCGTTGGCGGCTTCAAGTGCAGGTGCTTGTGGCTTTCGAGGAAGCAAAAAAGGTACTGCTTATGCAGCCCAAGTTGCTACCGAAAAAGCAGCAGAATCAGCAAAGACTCTTTACGGTCTTGGCTCAGTAGATGTTTTCGTGAAAGGTGTTGGACTCGGTCGTGACTCAGCGATCCGTTCACTTTCAAACTTGAACATCAATGTAGATAGTATTAAAGATGTGACTGGCGTTCCACATGGTGGCGTTCGTCCAAAGAAAGCAAGGAGGGCTTAA
- the rpsM gene encoding 30S ribosomal protein S13 has translation MARIAGVTIPAEKQVWIALTYIYGIGRTTAKTILAAADIEPTTRVKDLTEAEEQKLREIIDNDYTVEGDLQRLVANNIKRLKDINNYKGMRHKAGLPVNGQRTRTNARTRKGRAIAVGGAQPKAASKT, from the coding sequence ATGGCTCGAATCGCAGGTGTAACAATCCCAGCGGAAAAGCAAGTTTGGATCGCTTTGACATATATTTATGGCATTGGGCGAACAACTGCTAAGACCATCCTTGCGGCGGCTGACATTGAGCCGACCACTCGGGTGAAAGATCTCACCGAGGCTGAAGAACAGAAACTACGTGAAATCATCGACAATGATTACACTGTAGAAGGTGATCTGCAACGCCTCGTAGCAAACAATATCAAACGTCTAAAAGACATTAACAATTACAAAGGTATGCGACACAAAGCAGGCTTGCCTGTGAACGGTCAGCGAACACGAACGAACGCACGAACTCGTAAGGGTCGCGCAATCGCCGTTGGTGGCGCTCAACCTAAAGCAGCAAGTAAGACCTAA
- the rpmJ gene encoding 50S ribosomal protein L36, producing MKVRASVKKISPDDKIVRRKGRLYVINKKKPKNKQRQG from the coding sequence ATGAAAGTTCGTGCAAGTGTTAAAAAAATCAGTCCTGATGACAAAATTGTTCGCCGTAAAGGTCGACTATACGTCATCAACAAGAAAAAACCTAAGAATAAGCAAAGGCAGGGTTAA
- the infA gene encoding translation initiation factor IF-1 yields the protein MAQKEVIKLEGKIVEALPNTQFKVELQNGHTIIAHISGKMRKHYIRLVPGDRVEVELTPYDLTKGRISFRLRDEKQSATNPTARKR from the coding sequence ATGGCTCAAAAAGAAGTAATTAAATTGGAAGGAAAAATCGTGGAGGCTTTACCTAACACGCAATTTAAGGTTGAACTTCAAAATGGGCATACAATCATCGCTCACATCAGCGGAAAAATGCGCAAGCACTACATCCGTTTGGTTCCGGGCGACAGAGTGGAAGTAGAGTTGACCCCTTATGATCTCACGAAGGGCAGAATCAGCTTCCGACTCCGAGACGAAAAGCAATCGGCTACCAATCCGACTGCTCGCAAGCGATAA